A stretch of DNA from Vanacampus margaritifer isolate UIUO_Vmar chromosome 1, RoL_Vmar_1.0, whole genome shotgun sequence:
ATCTTGTGCTCTggaatgctaactgttagcttacatATCTAGCTAGAGGCCCATCGACCCTCAAACTTCCTAATTGCAATTTTCGCAACGTGTATTTTTAACGGTAGTTTGGAATACAACCTTCCGCGGCGGTTTTTGCCATTGTCTGTTCGTTCTGAGGGTCGTTTGTGTTAACTTTTTACGATAGCAACGTTTAATAGCGCATTCGTTGTAATTTTGTAGGAGACAAAACCATCGAGCCAAGACTGTGGCGATAAGAAGGATGGGGAGTACATCAAATTGAAGGTGATCGGTCAGGTAGGAGATGTTTGAAATCTTGTCCAAATGGTGAAATTTGGTTTTGTTGGTTTCCATTGTCCGATTGACAACGTTATTGTTTAACACAACCAATTTTGGTTCCACAGGACAGCagtgaaattcattttaaagtgaAGATGACAACGCATCTGaaaaagctgaaggactcttaCAGCCAGAGACAGGTTAGAACTCGCACAGTATATCAGGACCTCAACTGAAAGtaaaattgaattgaacaaATCACACGCCACTTTATCGTTCAATACATTGTCGTAAACAATGATTTGTTCTATATTCTTTATTCTGTTTATTGGTATTTTCCTTATTTCTGTTTAATATTTATCTTACTTACAGAGTGATAGAAACAGGACCtaaaagtttgtgtgtgttgcagggCGTCCCAGCAAATACACTCAGGTTTCTGTTTGAAGGTCAGAGAATCGCAGATAATCAAACTCCAAAAGAGGTACTTGCATTAAAATTGATAAACACTTTAACATTAGGTTCACATTCGAGGCATCTTGCTGAAATATAAACGATCTTCTCTCCACAGTTGGGAATGGAAGACGAGGACGTCATTGAAGTATATCAAGAACAGACAGGTGGAGTTTGGAACGATTAAActtgttttgcatttattttttaatttttatgaatGCATTTGTTCACTTTCAAACCATCTGGATCAAAATTATGTGGGCTTCCATGCATCGTGACAGAAAGGGGACTTTGGTGGGGTTGGAGGTTGCAGGAGTGCGTATGTGGTTAGCATTCCAATGAGGATTTATTTTTACGGGAGCTTTTTTGGTTTCAACTCTTTTAAAGAAGCCATGTCCTATAATGTCACATACACAGATTCTACAGCAACAGCACCAGGATGTAAAAATGCAGCATGTAACTAAATGACATACAATTTTGATGTACGTACTTTTATTTTGAGCATTGCATTTCCCTTGTACAGAATTGTAAAGACCAACTGTTTGCTTcaagaaaaaatgtttgtcaAGGAGACCACTGTCTACATTGAATTTGCAACTGTTTCCCATTGAATAATTTGGTATTGGTATTGAAATAATTTCaatgatatttgtttttatactaATGGTATTTGTGGTTGTACATGTTAATGTCAGTTTTAGAGTGTTTGATAACGCCATGTTTACCTCTTGTGTGGTTTACTGCTCATATTGAAATATTTCATCATGTAAATAAATTGCTTGCTGCATCCTTTTGGACACACTGCTGTGGTGGGAGCTTCACTCGTTGCTTCTGAAATCTTACATTCAGTAGTGTGAAGTTTCTGGAAATGAATCGTCTTTTGCACACTCAGGGATTAACAGGTGAACGTCACATCAACCGCTTCTCCAACAGCAATGTCCAAGATGATGATCCAGTTGGAAGGTTAGGCTCTCTCAGACACTTGCGAAGCTTTAACTGGAGTCCAAACATTGCTAGTTCTTCTTCAGAGGAACCTTGCTTGATACAGATGGTTTGACATTCtgatgagcatttttttccaaataaaatatttatgaaCGGACAAAGCAAGATCTTGTATCATTATCTTTTGTTTGTATTAAATATCCCTAACAAGTTCAGTAGAGTTAAATGCTGGGTTATCATTTTCAACAGATCTGTCACATTGTGACCCCATTGGTGAGTTCGTTGATCGACAAAACCCATATCTACAGAACATAAGTCCAGACAATACCATTAGGACCATGCCCACCATTCCCACTGCAATGCCACATCGCACGTGCTGAGAATCCGGAGCACGGGGCATCTTGAAACCAGGGGGGAACGCGATGgtctgattggacaaaattgaGCTCAGATTCCATGCGAGGGGCAAGAGAGACATCCCAGAAGCTGACAAGAACAGTGCTCCAGTGATTAAAAAGCAGGTGGCTGTATTTTTCTCAAAGCTAAAGTAGGCGTTCCTCAGGGTGTAAACGCCACCATTGTTCCCCACCAGCAGAGACAGGAGCATGAGGACTTGAGCTGCCGCGATCTCGGGTGGTGTggatgcctctttttttttttttctcctggagagctcagtattattcatttggtaattttaccgatttgacatgtcatcatcattgctctccttttttttatttttttttttgtgtatgtgcgtgcgtgcaagtgagtgtgtattcattagttcacctaaaacctattgagaaaaaaaatcacataccgttcacctaaaccgaacacttccagccagagtcgtgaggccgtcagaaAACCCGAGGAagaaccaaagaaaggaaagtagaAACCATGATGGTGTGTACGCCTCTGACAGGCTGATAGACCCCGCAGTGCCTGACCATGAAACCGGGCCTCACCTGCGTGTGCATGTTGAAGCAAGCCGACCCAGGCGACCCAGGCGACCCCCGACCTGATGACTTCGCTGTCGTACACCAACCAAACCCTCCACTGGACCAGCCCGAGGGCTATGGCAGTTAGAATCCAACCTATGCAACCCAGTCATAAGGCACAGAGCTGAGAGTGAGAGCGGCTCATAACCAgtgcacaatttcacaaacaaATCCACATCAGGAGAATCCTAGGTCATGTCATCTTTTGGACTCCAGCCTAAGATGATGAACACACAGAAGAATGAGGAAAGTAAACCCTGGAGTAACATTCTAACCTCAAAatggttctgaatgtggaaaTCTGCTCAGCGCAGGGGCAAAGCTATTCGAGTGGGATACAGGGCCAAccagacattaaaccggtcaGTTATTTTAACGCACCTGCTTTCTTGGTCCCTGTAGAACATCTCCAGACTAAGTTAAACTTCCTTGTCCTCATCcactaagtctttttttttatctccataTTGCTGCTGGCTGTAAATGATTTACAGTGCCTCCTgttattgtgcttttgctcagcTTATCAGTCATACACAGCACTACACTGTTGTCTTTACATCTTTCAAAATGGACTGAACAACAGGAAACAAAAAGAAGCGATCACCTGATCCTTTTATTGCATTTGCCCCGGTGAAAGTGTACATGAGGTGTGGCTGCACTGTGCCAATGGATAGATATTGTACACAAGTCCTGGCAAAGGACCAGACGCAAGAGTTCCCGTTGGAGGCTTTTAAATCGGTGTCGCACTACAGGGAACACCTGTTTGTCACTAGAAACCGCACCCAGATCTCTGAAGTCTTGTTGAGTATAAAACCGCCAACATCACGCATTTTAAGTGATTACAAAAGCGACAAAgaatttaaaacaacttttttttttccgtgtcAGTGTTTCCATCGAGACTTTACAGAATATGTAACAAATGACGTCAATGTAGAAAATATGAACGGAACCAGTGATTTTGTAAGCGGTAAACATATCAGGACTGCCTTGCGCACTCTGAGAATAATTCTTTCTGTATATTTTACAGTTGGATTTCATAGTTCGCAAAGCAATGCATCCAGTTCTGCTGTGCTTTCTCAGCTAGATTCACTAGATATGATAATTTATGCCATTAAATACCTAAGGaatgaaatacagtacatttaagtCAATAATCTCATTAAAAGCACAGCATTCCAAAAGTGCATTGATTCTATAATGTTGAGCGCTGTCACATACCTGTACAGTAACATATATTAAAGCATTATACATCATGTGCAAAGTAAAACCTTCATAGGCTACACGGCCAGTGACAGTGTAACCTAGAGTAGTGTAACTCGACCGGAACCCATGGAGAGCttcatcttgtttttatttaaaactgcGACCTCTGCTCCAGCGGCAGGCTGTCCAAAAGGCACTTGAGCTGCTCCTCGCCAAGCTTGATTTTGTCCTCCAGTTTGCGCTGTTCAATGATGAGAGCAGACTTCATCTTGACAAAATGGCGATAGTCATCCAGGCGCTCAAGGTCCAAGTGGGTCTCCATGATAGAAGACACCAGACGCTCACGGCGGTCCAAGTTCTCCTTCAGCTCCTTGGCATCCTCGTGCTGCCGCATTAGCAATTTGCGCTTCTCAGTCAGGGTGCGCTGAGAAGAGGAGACATCTGTTATCTCAACATGGCATCGAGAAAAACATGACAGAGAAGATGCAAAAAGAGAGGTAGCCCAGGGTGGCCTATAGCAACAACAGTGTGTCCTtgctagctagtagctagcagGGAGGTCTCAGATGCTGTTGATATTGGTCTATATCTACAACACACACCACATTCTgcttcttttaaaaatattctcaATTACTGTACATACTTGAGTAAAATGTTCTTGTATTTATAGTTTAACTTCACTATTctacactcacagaaatatttcaagcctaatttaagatttatgtattttttttacatgacaaattcccatttacttttttcgataatttttaacacaaacctaccaaataaaccttgcatgatacatattcattagtctaataaagcctatttatttgaaatgcataatcctcagttttttttatttagtattaataaagtgtAACTACTCTAAATTTATAGTaatgagagtatttatttaatatgcATAAACTATATTATTTGAATTGCATCATAATCAGGTTACCTATACATGATAAAtatactgctatgtgaaaaacactgtccaaacaatgtctattttttgtgcattttctttttttacatttttataattttggcatgaaattg
This window harbors:
- the sumo1 gene encoding small ubiquitin-related modifier 1 gives rise to the protein MSDTETKPSSQDCGDKKDGEYIKLKVIGQDSSEIHFKVKMTTHLKKLKDSYSQRQGVPANTLRFLFEGQRIADNQTPKELGMEDEDVIEVYQEQTGGVWND